A window of Clostridia bacterium contains these coding sequences:
- a CDS encoding alpha/beta-type small acid-soluble spore protein, with product MMARNNRKLVPEARQALDQMKYEVASEVGVNLKQGYNGDLTAKEAGYVGGNMVKKMIEQAQRSMAGK from the coding sequence TAGAAATAACAGAAAGCTGGTTCCGGAAGCTAGACAAGCTCTTGACCAGATGAAATATGAAGTAGCTAGCGAAGTTGGAGTAAACCTTAAACAAGGTTATAATGGAGACCTTACAGCAAAAGAAGCGGGATATGTAGGTGGAAATATGGTTAAGAAGATGATAGAACAAGCACAGCGCTCAATGGCAGGGAAATAA